The DNA window CACCCAAGCCTTCATTCGTTTCATATTTGGCATGCAATTTTACGTATCGAATGAGTTTTGGAGTATAAGTTTCCAACATTTCTTCCTGAAGAACGAGAATATTTTTGTCCATCAATTTTTGGATCACGGGAAAAATATTCTTCTTGTTCAAAATATTCACAATATCCTGAACTTTCAAAGAACTTTGTTGCTGTAAGGCTTGATAAATAAGGAATTCATCATCCGAAAGCAAGCTTTCATCTACAAAACCGTCTTGTTTTTGAGAAATAATCGTTTCGCTTTCCAGCAAAAGTGCCGATGGCATGGCACCGCGATACACATCACCAATAGCGCACATATAATAAGAAGCAATCCACTGCCAATGAGCGATTTGAATTTCGTTGACTATGGGTTTTTCGTCGAGAATTTGATGGATTTCCCTGGCTTCATATAAACTAGGTTTGTTTTCGTGAATTTCAATAACCAGTGCGGTGTAGATTTTACTTTTGCCGAAAGGCACAGCTACCCTCATTCCTTTTTGAATATAATTATGCTCCGCTTCAGACACGCTGTAAGTAAACGTTTTGGCGAGAGAAAGCGGTAAAATTACTTCTACGAAATGCATTTATATTGGGTTATTAGCGTCATCCGCAGCTTTTTGATGTAGTTTTTTCTTCGCATGCTGCCGTTTCAATTTATTTATAGAGGCATTCAATTCGAAGCCCAGCAGTAGAATCATACAGTTGATCCAAATATAAAACATCATAATCAATAAGGTTCCGATAGAACCGTAGAGTTCATTGTATTTTGAAAATTTTATAACCCAAATCCCAAATACATAAGAATCTATTATTATCAAAAGAGTTGTAAAAACAGAACCTACCGAAATAAAAACTCTTTTTTGATCGTGAGTAGTTCCGAATTTGAAAAGTATGGAAGTAATCAGCAATATCATTAGAATAATAAAAGCATACCGCCCTAAAATTATGAGCGGAATTCGGTCGCTAACTACATCTTGGATAATGGAATGTTGGATTGCAACTTCAAAAACAACAATAATGGCGATTGTTGCCAATAACAAAAAGGACAATATCAAAGACATTCCTAAGGCGACTAAATACTGATGCCAAAATTTCCTTTTTACAAGAACATGTTTTGAAGATTCAAATCCACCCAAAATACCATTCAATCCATTTGCCATCAAAAATATGGACAATATAAATCCTGTTGACAACAATCCTGAATCACTATTATTCAAAATATCGCTGATGATTTTATAAATCGCATCATAGGTATTTGGCGGCACTCCTTCCTTGACAAATCGAAGGAAATCGAGTTGAAATCCTTCAATAGGGATGAAAGGAATAAGATTGAGTATAAACAACGCAAAAGGAAATAAAGCCATAAAAAAGCTAAATGCAATGGAACTAGCGTGATAGCTTAAACCGCCATCGATAATACCAATAACATACAACTCTAACAAATCATACAAAGGCAACCCCTCCATACTGTGCAACTTAATCCGTTTTAGGGGACGAATTAAATTACGTAGCACTGGTATCTTTTCTATGCTTGCTTCAATTTCTTTGCTCATTGTTTAGATTACAGATTTAAGGTTGCAGATTTCAGATTTCAGATTGCAGTTGAAACATTTATAAAAATTTATCTGGATTATTCATCATATAGTTTAATAACTTTCCAACTTCAAGACTTTTTGAAGTTAAATTTTCAAACTTAATAGTATCAATGTAATTACAAGCATGCGAATATTCAAGCCAAACCTGAGTTTCAGAATTTTCTGCATCACTATCCGTTAATTTTGAAATAAAATGCTTCTCATATCTTCTTTTCCTAGTTGCTTCCGCAATATTAGCAGAGACACTTCT is part of the Flavobacterium nackdongense genome and encodes:
- a CDS encoding YihY/virulence factor BrkB family protein, whose protein sequence is MSKEIEASIEKIPVLRNLIRPLKRIKLHSMEGLPLYDLLELYVIGIIDGGLSYHASSIAFSFFMALFPFALFILNLIPFIPIEGFQLDFLRFVKEGVPPNTYDAIYKIISDILNNSDSGLLSTGFILSIFLMANGLNGILGGFESSKHVLVKRKFWHQYLVALGMSLILSFLLLATIAIIVVFEVAIQHSIIQDVVSDRIPLIILGRYAFIILMILLITSILFKFGTTHDQKRVFISVGSVFTTLLIIIDSYVFGIWVIKFSKYNELYGSIGTLLIMMFYIWINCMILLLGFELNASINKLKRQHAKKKLHQKAADDANNPI
- a CDS encoding four helix bundle protein, yielding MRFQDLLAYKKSFELAMDIFSISIHFPPEEKYSLTDQIRRSSRSVSANIAEATRKRRYEKHFISKLTDSDAENSETQVWLEYSHACNYIDTIKFENLTSKSLEVGKLLNYMMNNPDKFL